The Oncorhynchus tshawytscha isolate Ot180627B linkage group LG05, Otsh_v2.0, whole genome shotgun sequence genome includes a window with the following:
- the LOC121846505 gene encoding general transcription factor 3C polypeptide 2-like has product MLAQDKGFVWNVKWCPGGAWELLTTNKAPHMPRLCLLAASTSGHITIDSLPQPNTLQDRRKHTAKGGARPALMICQVHGVITLKRGSLQANHDEKNNQVLSTDWLLASMMVQWPCGTTPLPSTPTTALSPMTTPPVPSASATHPEDI; this is encoded by the exons ATGTTGGCCCAGGATAAAGGCTTTGTGTGGAATGTGAAGTGGTGCCCAGGAGGAGCCTGGGAGCTGCTCACAACTAACAAG gcCCCTCACATGCCCAGACTGTgtctcctggctgcctccacgTCAGGTCACATCACCATCGACAGCCTGCCTCAACCCAACACACTGCAGGACCGCAGGAAACACACCGCTAAAG GTGGAGCCAGACCAGCACTGATGATCTGCCAG GTGCATGGTGTGATCACCCTGAAGAGAGGCTCCCTCCAGGCCAACCATGATGAAAAGAATAACCAGGTCCTCTCCACGGACTGGCTGCTGGCTTCTATGATG GTACAGTGGCCCTGTGGGACCACTCCTTTgccctctacccctaccactgCTTTGTCGCCCATGACAACGCCACCTGTGCCCTCAGCTTCTGCCACGCATCCAG AGGACATTTAA